The DNA sequence GTGACCACCCCCTGCGCTGGACTCTCGTCCGCGGGAGCACCGGCGGCGTCAGGCGCAGGAGCGCTGCCGGGGTCGGCCGCCGCGGTTGAATCCGACGCAGACTGCGATCGAACGGACGCCTCGGATTCCGCCGGCGCGCTGCCGGGTTCGCTGTCACCGGGTGCGCTGGTGGCTGGCGCACCGGCCACCGGCGCAATCTGCAAAGCGGCGACCGGCGCTGGCTCCGCGACGGCGACTTGCGTTTGTTCATCGATTCGCTTTCCATATTCTTGCAGCAGTTCCGCGGCGGCAGGGCCGGGCAACCCTTCCAGGTTGCGCCGAGCGAGCTGATCCAAGGCCGCATTGCCGCCGCTGGTCATATGACCGGATAGCCCGTGCCGAGCGACGCTGCCAGCATATTCCGCCGCCACCTGGCGAATCGTCTCGTCGTCGGCCTGCCAATATCCTTTGCGATAGGCTTCCAACATCACGGCTGTGGCGTCTTGATAAGCGTACGGATTGCTCCGTTCGAACCAGTCTTGCAAATTCAATTTCAACTTGTCGTCGATCAGCACTCGCTTCATTTCATCCCAATTGTCTTTGCCGACGATCCCCGGCCGCATCACTTCCCAGCCAAAACTATTCGAGGTCAACACCCGGATATGGTCGGCCCCCGCGTAGCCTTCCTTCATCATTCCTTCCAGCCATTTGCGATTGAACAACCGAACGCGAAACTCTCGCCGCAAGGCGTCTTCTGCGCCGATGATTCCCGATTTGTCCGGATCGCGCACGTCCGAAAACACATAATCGGGCCGCTTCCCGGTCATGGTCTCGACGGCCAAGCTGAGGCTCCCGCCATGCATCCACGTGTATTGACTGGAAAGCGGGCTGGTCATGGCATCCGACCAACTGCGGACCACGGTATGCGTTCCCTGGATGGCTTGATCGTAGAGCGAATCGGCTTTCTCTCCCCAAGCCCCCTCGGTGAAGACGTGCTTTTCCGACGCCAAATATTGAGCCGCGATCTCGTCGCGCGAATTCCAATCGCCCGACCGCGCCACGCTTTCGCCGATCGACGTTCCTGTTTCGCGCCCCGGCGCGCGCCCAAAAATTCTCCCGACCGACAACGTCTCGGCCTGCTGCGCCGGCATGCCTTGGCGCGCCAAGGCGTCGCGTACTTTGCGAGTATTGGCGTTGATCGGGTTGTCCGGCTCATCGGCTTCGGCCGCCAGTCGAACCGCCTTGTCCCACAAATTCAAGCGATTCGGCAGATTCGACTCATACCACGAACTGGCGGCAATAAAGACATCGATCCGCGGCCGGCCCAAGGACTCGCGCGAAATCAGTTTCACATCGTGAACCAATTGCCGGTCGTCCCAAATCGGCTCGATGCCCATCGCGTATAAAATCTGCGCTTCCATCACGCCATAATCGCGAAATGTCGCGGAACTGCGGAGGTCGAAGCCAAGTTTCGTCGGAAATTCTCCGTGCAGGGCCTGGTGCTGGGCGATCACTTCGTCAACCAGTTTCTTGCCTAATTCCCACGAGGGCCTTGTCGGCACTTCATCGGGGTTCAGCAAATACATGTTGCGGCCAGTGGGAACGGAGTTGGGATTTCGCATCGGATTGTTCCCCGGTCCCGGTTCGATGAACTTTCCGGCCAATCCGCGCAGCAGGTTGTCAATCTCGTCCGTGGTCTTGGCGAAATCTTGATTCAACCGAACGGCCAATTTCAGCCCCTTGTCGATCTCTTCGGACAGAGCATCGACCGGTTTGCCCAGAACGGTACTCGTGGCGTCTGTCGGCGATTGATGACGCTCTAGCACCAGTCCCACCAGTTGTTCCGCCGCGGGCCGAATTCGATGATCAAAATCGCCGCCATTCTGTTGTTGTGCGCCTAGGATTTCACCGAGCGCTCGCAAGAACGGCGCGCGGAGAATGTTGACCATGTAGGGGATCAGCAAATCGGCCCGTGGCCGCTCGCCAAACACGTGCAAACTGGTCGGCGTGGTCTCCTCTTGAATGTCGTGCAAGTACTCCCCGACCTTATCGATGTCGGCGTCCGTCATCTTGCCGTCCGTCGGAATGACCATCTTTAGATCCACTTCGAGCCGGCATTGCCGCGTTTGCTCGGCAATCTCCAAGCGAAACTTTTCTTTTAATGCGCCTGCCTCAAGCGTGCCCCACTTGTCGACAAGTTCGTGCAAATTGGCCAACTCGTCGCTCAATCCGCCGTTGACGATCGGCGGCGAAAGATGACTGATCAAGGTACCATAAACCCGTCGGCGCACCGGTGACGACTCGACCATGTTTTCGATGATCCAGGGATTGAAGTTCGGCATCGCGCCCATGATGATGTCGCACCAATCGCGCCGGGCCATGCCGTTGGGTTTGCCGGGCAACGCAAATTCGGAGCCATGCGTCCCGAAGTGGACGACCGCGTCTGCCCGAAAGCCCTCCTGTAGCCAGAAGTAGGTCGCCAAGTAGTTGTGGGGCGGAGTGCTGATTTTGTCGTGAGCCTGCCGGCTGGCCGTGTCCTTCCCTTGCAATTCACCGCGCAGAGGTTGTGGTAGGAGAATGACGTTTCCCAACTCGATCCGCGGCACGACCAAATACTTCTTGCCGCGCTCTTCCCACACCATGAATCGTCCCGGCGGCGGCCCCCATCGCTCGTCGGCCTGCTTGCGACGATCTTCGGGGACTTTCTGCTCGTACCACTGTTGGTATTGCTCCGCGGGAATCAAGACCGGCGAACCGGTGCGCACCAATCGATCCAAGTCGGCTGGCGCCCAAACCCCGATCAACCGGCCGCGCTCGATCATCGATTGCAACAATTCGTCTTCAAACTTGGGCACGCGTTTCATGGCATATCCCTGTTGCTGCATCGCCGCCAGCACATTCAGCAGGCTTCGCGGTCCGTTCATGTGCATGCCGGTGGCGCTGCCGCGCATCAACTCCCCTTTGCCCATTTCACGATCGTAGTAGATGATCGCGACTTTCTTTTCCGGGGCCGAGGTTTGCCCCAGTCGAGCATACGACATGGCTCGCCGGACTAAGTGCTCGATGCGATCGGGAATCGGCTCGAATCGCTGCGCGCTGCCGCCGCCCGACGTCGTTCCCGACGTCACTTCCGGCTCGATGCCGCCGATCAACTCCTGGCCGATCACATGAAACGCCAGTTCGCTGGCGGCCAAGCCCGTGACGCTCTCTTGCCACTGCGAGATCGACTGCTTGCGAATGAAAATCGAATGCAAATGCGGCACATCGAGCTTCAATCGCAGCGGCATGGAATCCATGCTGTGGCAAGTATGGATGACCGCCTGCGGTGCAAACGCCAACGCCTGTTCGTCATACAACTTCGAGCGGCCGTCGATGATCGCCCCAGCAATGGCTCCCTGCTGTTCCGCGGCTCGAATCAGCGCATCGATCACGCGCGGATGGGAATAGAACAACCCCGTGCTGTGAACTGCAATCAGCAACCGCGGCTGCCGAGGCGAGATCTTTCCCTGCGCTCGCTTCCACACCAAGAATTCCTCTGCCGTTGCGAACAAATCGGCATGGTCGGGATGATAGAACCCGTGCCGCTCGACCTCTTGTGGCGGTTCAATCGGCAAGTCGCGGCCAAGATACGTCGCCGCGGTATAAACAAGCAATCGCCGCAGGTTCTCGGTAGTGGATCCGTAGTACCGCCGCGCGATCGCATCGTCGGTCAGTTGATCCGCCAATCCTACGCTTTTCAGCAGATCCGCGGAACTGGGCATAAACACAATTACCTTGAGCTGCGGATTCTTCACGGTGGCCTGCCGCAGCAATGCTCCAAGGGCCTCTCGTTCCTCGGAACGCGTATGCTGGATATACAGCACCCGAACCGCGCTGAAATCGCAGGTCCGACTCGCGATTTCATCCTCCTCGAAATATCGCAAGCGCAAACCCAACGGCTTGGCCGCCGCGAGAAGTTCGTCGTAAACGCCGCCGTGCAGGCCGACAAAGCCGATGTCCCACGACGCCGATTCACCACGGTCGGCGCTTTCAACGGCCGCCGCCGGCAGCGTGCAACAAACGGCACCCACGGTAATCGAAAACACCGCCAATAT is a window from the Pirellulales bacterium genome containing:
- a CDS encoding cobaltochelatase subunit CobN: MNRILAVFSITVGAVCCTLPAAAVESADRGESASWDIGFVGLHGGVYDELLAAAKPLGLRLRYFEEDEIASRTCDFSAVRVLYIQHTRSEEREALGALLRQATVKNPQLKVIVFMPSSADLLKSVGLADQLTDDAIARRYYGSTTENLRRLLVYTAATYLGRDLPIEPPQEVERHGFYHPDHADLFATAEEFLVWKRAQGKISPRQPRLLIAVHSTGLFYSHPRVIDALIRAAEQQGAIAGAIIDGRSKLYDEQALAFAPQAVIHTCHSMDSMPLRLKLDVPHLHSIFIRKQSISQWQESVTGLAASELAFHVIGQELIGGIEPEVTSGTTSGGGSAQRFEPIPDRIEHLVRRAMSYARLGQTSAPEKKVAIIYYDREMGKGELMRGSATGMHMNGPRSLLNVLAAMQQQGYAMKRVPKFEDELLQSMIERGRLIGVWAPADLDRLVRTGSPVLIPAEQYQQWYEQKVPEDRRKQADERWGPPPGRFMVWEERGKKYLVVPRIELGNVILLPQPLRGELQGKDTASRQAHDKISTPPHNYLATYFWLQEGFRADAVVHFGTHGSEFALPGKPNGMARRDWCDIIMGAMPNFNPWIIENMVESSPVRRRVYGTLISHLSPPIVNGGLSDELANLHELVDKWGTLEAGALKEKFRLEIAEQTRQCRLEVDLKMVIPTDGKMTDADIDKVGEYLHDIQEETTPTSLHVFGERPRADLLIPYMVNILRAPFLRALGEILGAQQQNGGDFDHRIRPAAEQLVGLVLERHQSPTDATSTVLGKPVDALSEEIDKGLKLAVRLNQDFAKTTDEIDNLLRGLAGKFIEPGPGNNPMRNPNSVPTGRNMYLLNPDEVPTRPSWELGKKLVDEVIAQHQALHGEFPTKLGFDLRSSATFRDYGVMEAQILYAMGIEPIWDDRQLVHDVKLISRESLGRPRIDVFIAASSWYESNLPNRLNLWDKAVRLAAEADEPDNPINANTRKVRDALARQGMPAQQAETLSVGRIFGRAPGRETGTSIGESVARSGDWNSRDEIAAQYLASEKHVFTEGAWGEKADSLYDQAIQGTHTVVRSWSDAMTSPLSSQYTWMHGGSLSLAVETMTGKRPDYVFSDVRDPDKSGIIGAEDALRREFRVRLFNRKWLEGMMKEGYAGADHIRVLTSNSFGWEVMRPGIVGKDNWDEMKRVLIDDKLKLNLQDWFERSNPYAYQDATAVMLEAYRKGYWQADDETIRQVAAEYAGSVARHGLSGHMTSGGNAALDQLARRNLEGLPGPAAAELLQEYGKRIDEQTQVAVAEPAPVAALQIAPVAGAPATSAPGDSEPGSAPAESEASVRSQSASDSTAAADPGSAPAPDAAGAPADESPAQGVVTGRKLEPQPAEPASVTALPVTSKLWWIAGGAAVLFFYGLMFRRRG